The Fundulus heteroclitus isolate FHET01 unplaced genomic scaffold, MU-UCD_Fhet_4.1 scaffold_53, whole genome shotgun sequence nucleotide sequence TGGGTCCCTGGGAGGCCGCAGTCCAGCTAAACTCAGAAACCAATATAAAAAGTGCAAAcggctgcaggaggaggacgCCTCCCTCTTCAGCACCTGTCCAGGTTCACCTGCTGGGACAAAGCGAGCGTCTCCGTCTCCATGCAGGTGAAACACAATCTGTAAAGGGTTCGTTCTCAGCAGGAAGCCACGGAGGTCCGACTCCTCCTCCGAGTCGCTctgaggcggcggcggcggcgcggCAGCGGCGGGACGAGGCGGCTCAGTCCTGCCTTGGAGTTAGACTGGAAACGACGTCGTAGTCCTCCTCAGAGGGACTCTCCGCCACCAGGGGACGGCCGGCCGTGGGAAGACGCTCCTGGAAACCCTGGAGAggatggatttatttattttattatttttttaaagtgtcctgtctggcaatgagGCAtcatcagattttactttcacatgtggagccgtactgctttcaccatagtgctccgcttgatttatacatgcaaatagctttattataatttatatgGACACTgcaatagggctgggcgataaatcgatttaatcgattaattcgagtttatattttttaagaataaatttttggaaaaaaaaaaaatcgggattttgtttttccaaattaatCATTGGGCTTCCGTGAAGAGATCAGCacgcaatgctgaatatatgtctaggaaaatatattgtcaaaatagtgtaaaagcactgcaaaaagggaactaaaaataggtaaaatcctcttgaaattagtgtaattttcattgatttgagctggtaaatttgactatttgccaatggaataagatttttacacttaaaatgagaacaattcatctccatcatcttatttcaagtgcaggatgtctaattatcttattttaggggtagaaattctcattccattggcaaatagtcttatttagctgctcaaattaaggaaaaatatacatatattaagaaaattgtacttatttttagtgccCTTTTTGTAGTgaggaaacctttttttacCGTAATGCGAGgcattttaatttactcatttacttattttttttaaacttagtttgaagttacacaagtgatgtGAAGCCTGCTCTTAAAagcaaatttttaaattaatttctttcatttctttttatgaaaaggaggaaaaaagaaatcgattaatcggatttggtaaaGTAAAAtcggatattttatttttaagccatatcgcccagccctacaatGCAATAATAAAGtaggagaaaatgtgaaagaaagagaTAAAAGAGACAGAATgatcagtctgcttcttcacctgcaaagagatataaaaagaacagcagaaccagcagataaagtattacaggtacaataAAGtgacgccttgataccatcactgaagaatatacagtattatttaatacatgtataaagtgacagctgaagataataacggGGTTTTCTGTgtagaagtgagtctgtaataCCTGTATCTAAGCACCTGTgtctgtgaggtttatccatgagaaaaatgctcagtacactgcaaaaagagacctaaaataagtaaaatattcttgaaataaatgtatttgcccttgatttgagcaggtaaataagattttttgccaatgggatgagtatttttacccctaaaacaagataattagatatactgcacttgaaataagatgacagagatgaattgttcctattttaagtgcaaaaaatcttattccattggcaaatagtcctatttacttgctcaaatcaaggaaaaatagtttcatttcaagaaaaaaattcttatttctgggtctatttttgcagtgtagtgattgtgaaggaaaaaaaacaaaaagtcagtgTGGATTTAGAGAACAAACACGACAGACTGCAGGCTATGGATGTGAAACGGGTCGGCCAGAACTCTGGATGTCAACCTGCTGAATGTTGATTTTAACGCTTTAGATCCTAAAACCTGGGATGTGATTCACGTCCAAACTCGTTTGCCGTGACTCGATCTCCCTGATCCGGCTCCGTTCGCAGGAATCTGAATCATTCCCGGCTTAAAGAACGGATCCAGGATGAAAGAATCGGCAGGAAAAGCTCTGAACCCAGCTTCTCTAATCTTCTGCTGTCGTTAAGGTTTTGTTACGTCTACAAAGTTCTGGTCACACTGCAGCGGGACGGGAACATGTGGGATGGTTCTTCCACCGCGAAAAGCTGTGTGGCGTTTACAAAGTTCTCAGAAAGGGATGTGAAAATGCACCCAAAGACTTTGAGGGGATTTTCGCTCAAAGGGCCGAGGGAACAGGACGCTCTGTGGAGCCGTGCGGCTGAGCTGGACTTTACAGCAGAAACGCCGAGCACAGCAGAAATTTGGACTTTATTCTACGTTTTGACGCCATGAAGGGGTTTTCAGGCAGCCACAGTTTAGGTTTCATCATTTATTCTTGTTTTCAGCTCAGACCATGACGAAGCcagacattttttacatttaagctACTTTAACGCACAGTTTTATCCCTACATACATAAATTCTACATCAAAAGTTGGGCTTTTTGTGTCTCGTACCGCTGTAGAAAAGAGTTTTCTTTAATATCTTATACCGTTCACAACTATTCCAACCGTCCTTAAAACGAGGAACCAAGCCTTTAGCCTCTCGCACATCCTACCGTGTTTTCAGGACTacaaggcgcacttaaaatgcTTAAATCTTCTCAGAAACTGATGCATCGCCTTAtctatgatcaccgttgtgtttactgactgatttaaTTTGGTACAATGAGCTcggaaaaatgttaaaatgtgtaaatacgagcattacggtacactgtgtcactacctgaggacccctgagctgtctaccagactgcctgactgtaatgtctaaacgaGAAGTGCGTTCATGtgaggcagcctggagtacgcgctagcaacaataaacctattaagttaattcaatataaagtttattttggccttatgttagaaacagggcagtgtagtccagctactctgtcctcctagAAGAGAcaatagagagctgtggacgtggaggagtgctgcaaaaagggaactaaaagtaaagttttcttgaaatcagtcatttcttccttgatttgaatagataaataagactatttgttaatagaatgagtattttagccctaaaataagacaatcggacatcctgcacttgaaataagatggaaaCGAATTGTTCTCtaatttagctgctcaaatcaaggaaaaaatgcactgattttaagaagattttacttaattttagttccctttttgcagtggagTGACATTACATACTtaagaatatttagtgtgccttcactgcaaaaagggaactaaaattaaagtaattttttcttgaaatcagtgtatttttctttgatttgagcaggtaaataagactatttgccaatggaataagagttttgcacttaaagtaggaacgattcctctccatcatcatttttcaagtgcagaatatctaattatcttattttaggggtagaactactaatcccattggcaaataagtcttttttacctgctcaaatcaataaaaaatagacaaatttcTAGAAcatacttacttttagttccctttttgcagtgttataatccggtgcgcgtAATGGTGAGAAAAATACGGTACTCCTAACGCTGTAACACACTGTCGGCCATCAGAAGGCTCCGCTGCTCCTGGTTCAGGAACTTTTTCAAcacattttcacaaaatgaGGCTTAAAAACTGCTGGTTCCTCCTTTACTCCTGTCTCCCAGAACAGGAGGGAATCACCACAGCATCCAGTTACTCGGCATAATGAGTAATTAGTGTTCGGTCTGACAACAAAAAGCTGATAAATGTGCTGAAAAGCTAAAGAACCGCCAGAGAACACAAAGAACCGTTAATCAAGACAACAAACCTGGAGCATACACTggaaaaactgaactaaaaataagtaacattttcttaaaatgagtgtatctgttcttgatttgagtggataaataagattatctgccaatggaacaagatttttgcacttaaaataggaacaaaccatctcaatcatcttatttcaagtgcagtatatctaattaccttattttaggggtaaaaatactcattccattggcagataatcttatctacctgctcaaatctaggacaaaaacacacattttaagaacattttactaatttttaggtccgtttttgcagtgtaaggaGGAAGACTTCACTAGACTGcagaaactgaactaaaaataagtaaaattttcttgaaattagtgtatttgtccaggttttagcaggtaaataagatgatttgccaatggaacgagtattttgacccctaaattcagataattagatatcctgcacttgaaataagaggatggagatgaattgttcccattttaagtacaaaaatctcgttccattggcaaatcgttttatttacctgctcaaacctggacaaatacactcatttcaagaagattttacttatttttagttcagtttctgCAGtgtatggtaacacataatgacgaTAAGAGATGGAGAAGCGAGCAAAGAGGCGTCCGGTGAGACGAAGAGCTGGCTCTCACCGGCGGGATGGTGTACGGGGGCTGGAGGAACTGCTTGATGTTCTTGGACTTGAAGAGTTGGATGTAGGCGAAGACGACCAACAGGACGATCCCAGAAACGACGATGGTGACTATGACGATCAGGGTCTGTTTGGATGTACCTGAGGAGAAAAACAGGGCGGAGGGAGTCAGTCGCCGCTCGTTAACCAGCTTCTGAGGCAAAAAATAGATTCAATTATGGAAATGTGACATCAAAGCGCCCAGATtcccctacactgcaaaaagggaactcaaagtaggtaaaatcctctcaAAATTAgcgtatttttcattgatttgagctggtaaatcagattatttgacaaatggaataagatttttgcacttaaaataagaacaattcatctccatcaccttattacaagtgcaggatgtctaattatcttattttaggggtagaaattctcattccattggcaaatagtcttatttagctgctgaaatcaaggaaatatatactaattttaagaacattttacttacttttagttccctttttgcagtgtacagctGGTTGGCATCAACCACCCAAAACTGCTCTATAACCGACAGAGAGATctgagtagggctggacgatatagaaaaaaaagcatatcgataaaatagaaatcatattgatcgatatctataattaacaaaaaattaataacactgaattcaaactcaaccctttattctaccaactttttaccaaaactgcacgtttttaacaaagataaaagaacgtgtgctctctgatatctttgaagggggcggagcttggttcctgtgtctgcgttgtgattggctgggaggatgtgatgatgtaatattaacctacatggctagaatgcataaagaaggaaaactgttattctattgaactttttattcacccttttttttctatcatcgatatatatatatttatcgttatttaattatcgtccagccccagATGTGATGAAATCGGaaccaacactgcaaaaaccgatctaaaaataagtaaaatgttcttaaagttaatgtatttatccttgatttgagcaggtaaataagattatctgccaatggaatgagtattttgacccctaaaataagataattagacatcctgcacttgaaataagatgattgagatgaattgttcctattttaagtgcaaaatccTTACTCTATTGGCTGATCATCTTAtgtacctgctcaaaccaaggacaaatatacagattttaagaacattttacttatttctagttccgtttttgcagtgaatcgGATCCCAGTCAGATGGTTCATGTCTACGTTCTGCCACTGAGGAACACGGAGGAACCTGAGGACGTGTTGAGGGAAATATCTGGACTAGTGGGACCTTACTgatagggttgggaattgaaacGTTTTTCACGATTCCCTtttcgattctgtgaaacgattcgattccttttcgattctcttttcgattccagtttggggaaaaaaggagaacaaacagtttgatgatgagcatcaactttgtttacttaactatcacacgaccttacaaactaacaaggtcaagatgtccacagaaaatgtgcaaccggagcaacatttatatttgtttaaataaaaaaaggaatataagaacaaacttaaataccgtagatgagttgtttagaatacaagaaaatgtaagtttgttgtgacagttgcttattaatctccctttagataacctcagtcatctaaatctaatgGAGAAGCCATccatttaatgaaaaagcattactggacaattttgggaaataaactcatctcctttctctcgctccctgaactgcgGAGCAACTTTGTAGCATATTTCGTTATATCCATtgcaatagctagaatcatgtaataattccagctaccagtagttctaattaaacatgctaccaatgaagggctgCATTAACGataaaggcacactcccttaataaccccaaagagaggtaggaaattggtttatttccagaaatggcatataatttactaggaaccagccagtgatgtaaaactagctacttaccaccagaataagtaagaatcaaaaacacggcattcaataaaatgtatgccatgttgtgtgcgcaggtgtttctgctgttggatctatttcctcccgcggatgtatatgccattttgcaatgattgcaatAAAAGCGCCTCCttgccatctttctcttccttaaaatgaagcTAAAGCTTCGACCGCTTCCCCCGATGGggcggcattttttttgtttggtttttcgcctggtcacgtcgtacttgcttactgaatgccgtgtgcgtaacttacgtaaaaaaaacgtgacgtaacttgctCAGAGCCGCAGCACaacggaatcgaaaagagaatcgttaagcgagctgccaaacggtgccacggaattgaaaaacacggaaccggttctgaacaggaagcggttttcgattcccatccctacttactgttacctgactccgccagatagatttgcttcgcatatccatctggaaaccttccgttgaagtaattttgggaaggggcgaaaatactggttagctgattggcctatgttggtgatagacgggccaaatgaaccaatcagattcctcgtcgctctgttacgagcgacgacgaaaacacaaccacaagccaagctactcttgctgctgcaggtaaaggctcgttggctcagcaaagaaatactctgtaattctgataaaacttgctcgatagccgcgctaacgctagtttcatcggctgaagccgccatgttctttagactgaactgacgcgcttcccgttgcgtcacacctcaacccgcctcaaagccaacgctgattggacgttcgtttggtgaacggctccaaattttctttaacggagagtagccagactgatctgcgagtgaaactttgaaagctcgcgagatcaggatggtctcacgaggctatacTTACTGAAGTCGGGGACGGTGTGGCACTGCTCACAGCTGGCCGGGCCGAGGCTCTTCTGTCCGTACAGAACAAACTCCACCTTCACACAGTACCGCTGACCCGCTTCCAAGCCATCGAAGAACTTGGAGGAGTGCGAGATGTGGTCCTGGAATAAAGCAGCGCATACGGAACGATCTGATGAGAACATGTAAAGCCAGGAGACGTAGAAGGAATGAACCCTTCAGCCTCTCACCTGCCAGTCTTCGCCCTGCCGTCTGAGGTAAATGCGATGCTTCAGCTGACCGCCGTGCTGCCAGTCCAGGTTCTGGCTTCGGTTCAGGTTGACGGTGAGGGACCCGGGCGAGGCGCTCAGCGTGAAGTCTGGAGAGCACGGATGTCCTGAAACAGACGTGACGGTCAGACTGACCCAGAGTCTGCAGACGAGCCCAGACCTCAGAGGTAATAAGGTCTAAAACTTTACTGATTGGGAGTTTCTGCAGATAAAAATCCGTCTAGATTTACCAGAATCGGTTCTAGCTCAACAGAACATCCTAAAAAGAGCCAAACCTCTGATCCGGCACTTATTCTTTCCCGTTATCCAGATTCTCCTGTATTCTCTATAACT carries:
- the ifngr2 gene encoding interferon gamma receptor 2 precursor (The RefSeq protein has 4 substitutions compared to this genomic sequence), which produces MDTRRWSSSATGLRFRNVFFLVLFCRTATAAAVSQNALPAPSDVLIKQTQLTWNATANDATFTVQYRGFYDGGWTPLETCSSTPLTSCDVALVQAGEENGCVRLRVAARRHRETSEPVEACSRGGHPCSPDFTLSVSPGSLTVNLNRSQNLDWKYGGQLKHRIYLRRQGEDWQDHISHSSKFFDGLEAGQRYCVKVEFVLYGQKSLGPASCEQCDTVPDFSTSKQTLIVIVTIVVSGIVLLVVFAYIQLFKSKNIKQFLQPPYTIPPGFQERLPTAGRPLVAESPSEEDYDVVSSLTPRQD